A genome region from Diorhabda carinulata isolate Delta chromosome 2, icDioCari1.1, whole genome shotgun sequence includes the following:
- the LOC130890741 gene encoding uncharacterized protein LOC130890741 isoform X2, translating to MATRVNRKNATTTSPKEVVSSEKSSAKNEVVIDTPKNTVVTKSIGKRLAKNNPKKIIKKPTLTVTLKAKAKKSLKLNPLAKAVLHTANTSESKKKLLKNGIKEVKSRKKRVAKLEIKKENDDSPPVLEPIFPLEENVKKNTKKRVAKKIKEESTELLDISKIKVENEEISSDITDDIPTLSRQVKKPRVIKKSKLETESLEDVMNDLSYLIKGDDTRTEVDSLSESSKSDTFKPKKLTKKQKLELLNRDLIKKDKLENTLSKLDSADEKIIDMLDLNVNMVKKKSSIAKRRHSIEKCPISSEDNTIDTLNIFNPLPRSPRAKRKTKQENSSRKSSPYSTRSDSPARILRNGKQRKLKLGLLEGLDLEIKKRRRFGSDLGSELSGSKLSGNESDSSYSDLSSLHGTESNEALKEDIDIKPNISTAPNGPITNVGLIDTFSNVYNNTEITTEPLSDKNLLLDIMKQTFNEVELKKTNKFEVCTVVSSRFYGKRNTQSKSETIKDNIVTETNEKIADEAPPLIENTLSTAVQEIVKHQPVISNKNSETTTETVENVTDNHNNKIKESDNLETLTDNQDDGENVQCEETKSVVSESAPNTATKIEETIYTENPEITENVENLESTHIKTSEIEDGNISESIETTAAIENTNTMENSDKTNVENRCEEDMDICEGITENLEQSVSDVPELSGLEISTYNNIEIAPVLSETLTENDTLVLNEEMPILKPEYPPEYLNEGEIPVIHEEPLHTDHKETLSINNTNEDTEDQAYSEPGSASKEPQMEIETMKVDKNNVNTNLTDDNAVIKNKEECNLAVGEPAENLVEKESILKALGLQRSQATEEDTKKKTKVKPSGSRGESYTGTLKTVIKLNRDKKKGGRGIVKSSSLQKTKSKSNASTEDEQAVISEETNKGNKEKEASSLTWKQGTHSSDTAGAHRKSHYSNRSNMDGSSEHTSDGESAAQDGAIKALVIPEKASSFSIHPGRLCKDECSYCFGKFGLFDTPCHIAQMKSIDRQDRILETEKHLTRNSCLCDACYRHVDRKSNTPSYMNKSLKRNSLVAPGPRQNHCHVLGCSKEASNILRRKWIIKMRKSICQVINLDLDNPGLHSIPICEEHYAALEHLMICAMCKRRLARNHIHYLGPETTELNNALASNGIPLKLSDKPVVCKLCKCFASIILKDPTDRLETSVKFFVEYKKRLLHFNDIVPMDESAAEEPIAVPSRAERIENLKKKKKLFKNPAAMDFNDDGLDEPKNREERVPSTDTNSQPQSRSESPSDEYNGVDYNTLIPAIAMEEGSDGESKKDTKQPNIFKKLTEMQREGVEIVKIVKTDKPRSNEAVNRIGINQALSVRQLLPGEEYISLNGNIDFANIKEKTPEGWEKCTSVIQYDEETKRLWQELQKPYGNQSSFLRHLILLEKYFRNGDLVLSPNASHHSINYSESVHNRLRAYDNIPTSAGNIQPLSMIPFNKLSSNKTVTTGIMNSVNNSTPIYSSINLTNTTTSKPIGSTAMSVTSIPINVTRSAPLTISQLNSPPLLPSTANFQPIRPKMGTPPGLISLHPGTVRPIAPLVKVPQHQKIKFPITKNWRPNLIPIDTTKKTERKTGLVQVISGGKPYHITLEDYKKMCAIKRSFELKQKRLQEAQNPKPILVTHNSVLKSIIPKKGLVISKTTPFSSASKSEAVNQPSMPEGVPEGENILEKLDKQVEKLESKLNEKTTSLLLPRIPKSLTVIPQTVPRKTSRPSSPVLLITKNNSSKS from the exons ATGGCAACTAGGGTTAACAGAAAAAATGCAACTACGACCTCTCCGAAGGAGGTAGTATCATCAGAAAAGTCTTCGGCTAAGAATGAAGTCGTTATTGACACACCAAAAAACACAGTTGTAACCAAATCTATAGGTAAAAGGCTAGCCAAAAATAATCCtaaaaagattataaaaaagcCAACATTAACGGTTACATTAAAAGCCAAAGCTAAAAAGTCACTCAAACTTAACCCTCTAGCTAAGGCTGTGCTCCATACCGCAAACACTTCAGAAAGTAAGAAGAAACTTCTGAAAAACGGTATCAAAGAAGTCAAATCTAGAAAAAAGAGAGTAGCAAAACTggaaatcaaaaaagaaaacgaTGACAGTCCACCTGTGCTAGAACCAATATTTCCCTTGGAAGAAAATGtgaagaaaaatacaaaaaaacgtgtagcaaaaaaaataaaagaagaatctACAGAACTGTTAGATATTAGtaaaataaaagtagaaaatgaagaaatttcaaGTGATATAACAGACGACATACCAACTCTATCCAGACAAGTAAAAAAACCAAGAGTAATCAAAAAATCCAAATTAGAAACTGAAAGCCTGGAGGATGTTATGAACGATCTCTCCTATTTGATTAAAGGGGATGATACCAGAACTGAGGTAGATTCGTTGTCTGAATCTTCCAAAAGTGATACATTCAAACCTAAGAAACTTACGAAGAAGCAAAAGCTGGAGTTATTGAATagagatttgataaaaaaagataaactggaaaatactttatcaaaattggATTCCGccgatgaaaaaataatagacatGCTAGATCTGAACGTGAATATGGTAAAGAAGAAATCATCAATCGCCAAAAGGCGGCATAGTATTGAAAAATGTCCAATTAGCTCAGAAGACAATACAATTGATACCTTGAACATATTCAATCCCCTTCCGAGAAGTCCAAGAGCGAAACggaaaacaaaacaagaaaatagCAGTAGGAAATCTAGCCCTTATAGTACAAGATCTGATTCTCCAGCTAGGATACTAAGAAATggcaaacaaagaaaattaaagtTGGGTTTATTAGAAGGACTAGATTTGGAGATTAAAAAGAGGAGGAGGTTTGGCTCTGATTTGGGTAGTGAACTGTCTGGCTCTAAATTATCTGGTAACGAATCGGACAGCAGCTATTCTGATTTATCTTCGCTTCACGGTACTGAAAGTAACGAAGCTTTAAAAGAGGATATTGATATTAAACCTAATATAAGCACTGCCCCTAATGGACCAATAACAAATGTAGGTTTAATAGATACTTTCTCAAATGTATATAATAACACTGAAATTACTACGGAGCCTTTGTCGGACAAAAATCTTTTATTAGACATCATGAAACAAACTTTTAATGAAGTGGAATTgaagaaaactaataaatttgaaGTTTGTACTGTCGTTAGTTCCAGATTTTATGGCAAACGAAATACGCAAAGTAAATCAGAAACTATCAAAGATAATATAGTAAcagaaacaaatgaaaaaattgccGATGAAGCTCCTCCTCTTATAGAAAATACCTTAAGTACTGCTGTGCAAGAAATCGTTAAACACCAACCAGTTATATCGAATAAAAATTCTGAAACTACTACAGAGACAGTGGAAAACGTAACAGACAatcataacaataaaattaaagaaagtGATAACTTGGAAACATTAACAGATAATCAAGACGATGGAGAAAATGTACAATGCGAAGAAACAAAATCTGTGGTAAGTGAAAGTGCACCAAATACAGCTACTAAAATTGAAGAGACTATATATACAGAAAACCCagaaataacagaaaatgtagaaaatttagaatctACTCATATCAAAACCTCAGAAATTGAAGATGGTAATATCTCAGAAAGTATAGAAACTACTGCAgctattgaaaatacaaatactaTGGAAAATAGTGATAAGACAAACGTCGAGAACAGATGTGAAGAAGATATGGATATTTGCGAAGGTATAACAGAAAACTTGGAGCAATCTGTTAGCGATGTCCCTGAACTATCAGGCTTGGAAATATCCAcgtataataatattgaaatagcACCAGTGCTTTCAGAAACTCTAACTGAAAATGATACATTAGTTTTAAATGAGGAAATGCCTATTTTAAAGCCTGAATATCCTCCAGAATATTTGAACGAAGGGGAAATTCCGGTAATTCATGAAGAGCCACTTCATACTGACCATAAAGAAACTCTTTCGATAAATAATACTAATGAGGATACAGAAGATCAGGCTTATTCTGAGCCTGGGAGTGCGTCAAAGGAGCCTCAAATGGAAATAGAAACGATGAAAGTTGATAAGAACAATGTGAATACGAATTTGACTGATGATAATGCtgtgattaaaaataaagaagaatgtAATCTCGCTGTGGGAGAACCTGCAGAAAATTTGGTCGAGAAGGAAAGTATTTTAAAG GCTTTGGGTCTACAAAGATCTCAAGCAACAGAGGAAGATACGAAGAAAAAGACGAAAGTAAAGCCATCTGGCTCGAGGGGTGAAAGTTATACTGGCACCTTAAAGACTGTGATTAAACTGAATCGTGATAAGAAAAAGGGAGGTAGGGGTATTGTGAAAAGTTCAAGCTTGCAGAAAACTAAATCAAAAAGCAATGCTAGTACAGAAGATGAACAAGCAGTCATTTCGGAGGAaacaaataaaggaaataaagaaaaagag GCATCTTCCTTGACATGGAAACAAGGAACTCATTCTTCGGACACCGCTGGTGCGCACAGAAAATCACATTATTCTAACAGATCTAACATGG atGGTAGCAGTGAACATACATCCGACGGCGAATCAGCAGCTCAAGATGGAGCCATAAAAGCTCTGGTGATCCCGGAAAAAGCCAGTTCATTTAGTATACATCCTGGAAGGTTATGCAAAGATGAATGTTCAtattgttttggaaaatttggtCTCTTCGATACGCCATGTCATATTGCCCAAATGAAAAGCATAGACAGACAAGACCGAATATTAGAAA CTGAAAAACATTTGACACGAAATTCTTGTTTATGTGACGCCTGTTACAGACATGTTGACCGTAAATCAAATACACCTTCATATATGAACAAATCATTGAAGCGAAACTCTTTGGTAGCTCCTGGTCCAAGACAGAATCACTGCCACGTATTAGGTTGTTCCAAAGAAGCTTCAAATATACTTAGAAGAAAATGGATTATAAAAATGAGGAAGAGTATCTGTCAAGTA ATAAATCTCGACTTGGACAACCCAGGCTTGCACTCAATCCCAATATGTGAGGAACATTATGCCGCACTGGAACATCTTATGATCTGTGCTATGTGCAAAAGAAGACTGGCTAGAAACCATATTCATTATTTAGGTCCTGAGACAACTGAACTGAATAATGCCTTAGCTTCAAACGGAATACCCTTGAAACTAAGTGACAAACCAGTTGTTTGTAAATTATGTAAATGTTTCGCTTCTATTATACTGAAAGATCCTACAGACAGACTAGAAACGAGCGTTAAATTCTTTGTTGAATACAAGAAGCG aCTTCTTCATTTTAATGATATAGTGCCGATGGACGAATCAGCTGCAGAGGAACCTATTGCAGTTCCTAGCAGAGCAGAACggatagaaaatttgaaaaaaaagaaaaaactgttcaaaaatCCTGCTGCTATGGACTTCAATGACGATGGTTTAGATGAGCCGAAAAATAGAGAGGAAAGAGTTCCTTCCACAGATACAAACAGTCAACCACAATCGAGGTCAGAGTCACCTAGTGACGAATATAACGGGGTCGATTATAATACTCTAATTCCCGCAATTGCGATGGAAGAGGGAAGCGATGGAGAATCGAAAAAAGATACTAAACAACCtaatatatttaagaaattaaCGGAAATG CAGAGGGAAGGAgtagaaattgttaaaatcgtAAAAACCGACAAACCGCGATCAAATGAAGCTGTGAATAGAATTGGAATAAATCAAGCGCTATCAGTTCGACAACTGCTTCCTGGTGAAGAATACATTTCCCTAAATGGCAACATAGATTTCGcgaatattaaagaaaaaacacCGGAAGGATGGGAAAAATGCACTAGCGTTATACAGTATGATGAAGAAACGAAAAGACTGTGGCAAGAATTGCAAAAACCTTATGGAAATCAAAGCAGCTTCTTGAGGCAccttattttattagaaaagtaTTTTAG aaatGGTGATCTGGTATTATCGCCTAACGCTAGTCATCATTCGATAAATTATAGTGAATCTGTACATAATAGATTAAGAGCATACGATAACATACCCACAAGTGCTGGGAATATACAACCGCTGAGTATGATTCCCTTTAATAAATTATCATCAAATAAGACCGTCACTACCGGCATCATGAATTCAG TGAATAATTCTACACCTATCTATTCATCAATAAATCTGACAAATACCACAACTTCCAAACCAATTGGAAGTACTGCTATGTCCGTCACCAGTATTCCTATCAATGTGACTAGGAGTGCACCTCTTACGATATCTCAACTAAATAGTCCACCTTTACTTCCCAGCACAGCTAATTTTCAACCTATCAGGCCGAAAATGGGAACGCCTCCAGGTTTAATTTCGTTACATCCCGGTACAGTTAGACCGATAGCTCCATTAGTAAAAGTGCCTCAACATCAAAAGATCAAATTTCCTATCACTAAAAATTGGAGACCAAATTTGATTCCAATCGATACCActaaaaaaactgaaagaaagaCTGGATTAGTACAG gTAATTTCCGGCGGAAAACCGTATCATATAACGCTTGAAGATTACAAGAAAATGTGTGCTATAAAGAGAAGTTTCGAATTGAAGCAGAAACGCCTACAGGAAGCCCAGAATCCCAAACCCATTCTCGTAACGCATAACTCAGTTCTTAAATCAATTATTCCGAAAAAAGGTTTGGTTATATCAAAAACGACTCCGTTCAGTTCCGCTTCTAAATCAGAGGCGGTCAACCAACCTTCGATGCCTGAAGGAGTACCGGAAGGAGAAAACATCCTAGAAAAATTAGATAAACAGGTAGAAAAACTTGAATCCAAATTGAACGAAAAGACGACTTCCCTCCTGTTGCCTCGGATACCGAAATCTTTAACAGTCATACCACAAACTGTACCTAGGAAAACTTCACGGCCTTCTAGTCCTGTGTTACTCATCACCAAAAACAACAGTAGCAAGTCATGA